The window ATTATTTGTTGGAGCTATGGTTTCGTCAGGCTATCATATTATTGGTGAAGGTATAGGGGATACAATTAAAAATACAATAAAAAATAAACGATTTTCACCTAATGTCCATCTTTTAATGACTTTAGCAGCTATAGGTGCAGCTATTATTGGGAATTTTGAAGAAGGGGCATTACTAATTATTATTTTTGCTGGGGCACATTTCTTAGAGGAATATGCTGAAGGACGTAGCAAACGTGAAATTACAAACTTATTAAAAATGAATCCAACTGAAGCGCGTTTGATTCAACCAGATGGAAGTACAAAAACAGTGGATGTATCTACGCTAAAAATTGGAGACAAACTACAAGTTTTAAATGGTGATCAAATTGCCACGGATGGTGTGATTTTATCTGGAATGACGTCCATCGATGAATCTTCAATCAATGGAGAAAGTATTCCAAGAGAAAAAACAGTTGGTGATAATGTGTTTGGTAGTACGATTAATGGCAGTGGTGTGATTACAATGGAAGTAACGAAGGATAGTAGTGACACAGTTTTTGCTAAAATTATCCAACTTGTTAATCAATCACAATCTAACTTATCAAAAACTGCTACTAAAATTCAACGAATTGAACCTTACTATGTAACTCTTGTTCTTGTTTTAGTACCAATCTTTATTATCCTAGCACCAACATTGTTTAACTGGACATGGAATCAAAGCTTTTACCGTGGAATGGTGTTCTTGATTTCAGCTTCCCCATGTGCGCTGGCAGCAAGTGCAATTCCAGCAACATTGTCCGCAATTTCTAACTTGGCAAAACGTGGTGTTTTATTTAAAGGTGGTTCTTATTTATCTAACTTGGCTGAAATTAAAGCCGTTGCATTTGATAAAACGGGAACACTAACAAAAGGGAAACCTTCTGTAACTGATTTTTACTTTGAAATGGCTGAAGCAACAGATTCTGAACAAGGATACATGGATATCATTGTTGCAATGGAAAAAACAGCTAATCACCCATTAGCGAATGCTATTTTAGGCAAATTTAACGCTGAAAATATGTTGAACATCGAAGT is drawn from Carnobacterium gallinarum DSM 4847 and contains these coding sequences:
- a CDS encoding heavy metal translocating P-type ATPase, with the protein product METVEKKAHNHEEKHDHNHEKGHKHDHSQNHNHDGHNHGDSKSPVILFFIGLAAFGLALLIKEKNVMQSALFVGAMVSSGYHIIGEGIGDTIKNTIKNKRFSPNVHLLMTLAAIGAAIIGNFEEGALLIIIFAGAHFLEEYAEGRSKREITNLLKMNPTEARLIQPDGSTKTVDVSTLKIGDKLQVLNGDQIATDGVILSGMTSIDESSINGESIPREKTVGDNVFGSTINGSGVITMEVTKDSSDTVFAKIIQLVNQSQSNLSKTATKIQRIEPYYVTLVLVLVPIFIILAPTLFNWTWNQSFYRGMVFLISASPCALAASAIPATLSAISNLAKRGVLFKGGSYLSNLAEIKAVAFDKTGTLTKGKPSVTDFYFEMAEATDSEQGYMDIIVAMEKTANHPLANAILGKFNAENMLNIEVENKIGTGLIAEYEGATYQIGKPEIFENVDQSIQQHNQEYSNEGKTVVYFAKNKQVLGLIAMMDVPNENAIEVIRYLKSQNIHTTMITGDAELTGQAVGRIIGIDEVVGNVLPENKTQIVKEQQSRYGMTAMLGDGVNDAPALVTADIGVAMGDGTDIAIDVADAVLMKNDLTKFSYAHKTAKRLDQVVWQNIIFSMLIVATLVFLNSIGKMDITLGVLIHEGSTLLVILNGLRLLIPTKK